The region GTATACGCCGCCGGTCACCCATCTAGGATTCAGCACGCGAGTATCGTGGAGCCGTGGGTCCTTCCCGAAGTAAAGCGCTAAGCCGAGGGCGTGCAGGATTCCTGCGAGGTCCGCCTGTGCGTCTGGATCTGTCTCGCCGTTCTCGTTGCAAAGCTCGGCGTAGCGTCCATAAGGAAGGAAGTTGTCGCTCATTCCAGCGACATGGTTCTTAATGGCGCGCCAACGATCGGGAAACGGGAGCCAAACGTCTGGCATTTGTTCGTCTACAGTTTGCGAAATTGAACTTCGCAAACTGTCGATCCCATCACCGTACAGCGCATCCGTTGAGATAAAATCTACAATGAATGGAAATTTTCTGCGTAGTTTTACTTCATCGACCTTTCCAGCGCCGACCTCGACTCCAGTTCATGACTACAATTACCGGTGAACCATCCCCTTGCGTCTCAATCAGCTTCAACCAGTATTCCGCGTCGCGCTGAGCCAGTCCGGTTCGCGGCTCCAACACTAACACATAGAGACTACGCTCGGTGAGGAAAAACTGATGGGTTGAGTGAAGTATCTCCTGTCCGCCGAAATCCCAGGCCCGCGTACGCACTGAACCACGCGGACATTCGAGCACGAACTCGCGAATTGCAATTGAATGGGTCTCTTCTTCGTTCCTGCGCGGTATCTCACCCGCGAGCAGCTTTACCAGCGTGGTTTTTCCCGCTTTTCCACGTCCTACCAAAAGGAGTTTCAACTCGAGAAGTGGCCAGCCCTTCTTCCCGCGCGACTCGAAATAATAACTAAGAATTTCACCAGGCCGTTGGGTACTGAGGACGCTCTCTGGAATATTTAGAGCAGGGTTTCCGCGGAGTTGCAGCACAGAAAGGCGGGACATAGTACGAAGCGATTCTGGTAACGTCTCAAGCTCGTTCCTCTCAAGCAGCAACCACTCCGCGGGACTGGCGGCGATACCTCTCGGCAAATTTCTCAGCAGATTCATGCTCAAATCCAACACCCGAGCCGGAATTTCTCCGATCCATGAGGGTAATGAACTGAGGCCGTTTCCAGCTAGACTGAGGACTTCAACATTACGAATCTCTCGCAAACTGTTTGGGACCGAGCGGAGTCCCAGTCGCGCGAGGTCAAGAACCCGAAGTTGCACACCGCCGATACGATAAGACTGAACCCAAAACCCTGTAGGTCGTTCACCAGATTTCCATGCCGCGATCCGCTCCTCCGCAATCTGCTCCGGGGAGCGTGTATCTCTTACTTTCACTCTGCGATTGGATTTCTTTCCCATAGCGATTTTGTCCTAAGGCTCCGAGAGAGGTTCCCTAAATCGTGTGTGAATCACGACGCGGAGCGGTCAAAGGCTGGGGACGGGCGAAGCCTCGCTGAGATGCTACACATTTTCGCGCTTTCGATCAAGCGTGAGACAGCAGTCCAGCAATCTCCGGTTGAGTAGCGCTCTCCTCTGGATTCCGCTGTCCGGATATCGGATGATCCTCACGCCTTCCCGCGCAGTCCGTCGACCCACTCGCGCGTCGCCTCGCCCATCTCGGCGAGGACCTGGGGGTCGGTGCGGCCGGAGGACTTCAGCACGTGGAAGGAGTGGTCGGCGCCTTCCAGCCAGTGCATCCGCCACTCCGTCTTCACCGTCTGCAGCGCGCGCTCCATCAGGTCGCGGCGGCAGAGCTCGTCGCGCGTGCCGTTGAAGCAGAGCACGGGCACGGTGATGTTCGGCAGGTGCGCGTCGCGCAGCTTTTCCGGCTGGCCGGCCGGGTGGAGGGGATAGGCGAGGAGAAGGAGCCCGTCGCAATCGAACCCCTCCGCCGCCAGCATCGACGCCGCGCGCCCGCCCATCGACCGCCCGCCGATCACCATCACCTCCGGCTTCAGCTCCTCGCGCGTCCGCTCCACCACGGCGCGGACGCACTGCATCAGCGCGGGCATCGGGTCGGGGCGTCCCGATCCCCGTTCCTTGTAGAGGAAGTTGAAGCGGACCAGGCTCAGCCCCCGCGCGAGGAAGGCGTCGCGCGCCTTGAGCATGGCGCCGTCGCCCATGTGGCCGCCCGCGCCGTGCGCGCAGACGAACACCACGCCCGGGTCGCCGCCCTCCGCCGCGTCGTGGACCGCCGCCGTCTCCGCGTCGCCAACGGCGACGCGCCAGGTGGCGGCGCTCACCGCACCAGCACCCGCCAGCCGTGCGCGGGAACGTCCAGCGTTCCCGTGGCGGCCAGCTGCACCGGCGCGCGGCCGAACCAGTCGCTGTAGCTCCCCGGCCGCGGCAGCCCCTGGTAGGTGACGTGCGCGGGCAGGTCGCCGAAGTTCACCGCGACCAGCACCGTGTTCGACTCGAGCGTGCGCGTGTAGGCGTACACGCGGCCGCCGCCGTCCGTCTGCAGCTTCACCTGCGGCGCGCCCCACGGCCCGTTGGCGAGCGCGGGCTGCGTGTGCTTCAGCTCCAGCATCCGCGCGTAGAAGTCCGCCAGCGACGGCCCATTCCAGTTCACCGTGTCCTTGTCGAAGAACCGCAGCCGCCGGTTCAGGCTGGCCTCCTGGCCGGTGTAGAGCAGCGGCATCCCGTTCTCCGCCGTGGAGCTCAGCACGAACGCGGGGAGGTGGTTGGCGCCCATGCGCTCGAACTCGGTGCCGTTCCAGCTGTTCTCGTCGTGGTTGCTGGTGAAGTACATCCGGTAGGCCCCGCGGCCGTAGCGCGTCTCCTGCCGCGCGAAGTAGTCGTCCAGCTCGGCGGTCGTCTTCTTCGCCTGCGCGATCTCGTTCAGCAGGTGGTGCAGCTCCCAGCCGTAGGTCATGTCGAACGCGGCGTGCATCTCCGGGCTCTCCGCCTCGGCCAGGAGGAAGAGGTCCGGGCGCACGGCCTTGAGCGCCGTCCTGGCCTGCATCCAGAAGTCCATCGGCACGCCGCCGGCCACGTCGCAGCGGAAGCCGTCGATCCCCATCCGCTCCACCCACCAGCGCATCTCGCCGATCATGGCCTGGCGCATGGCCTGGCTGTCGTAGTTCAGCTCGGCCACGTCGGTCCAGTCCGTCTCGCGCCCCTCGTTGTCGCGCGCGTTGGAGATGGTGCCGTCGGCGCGGTGCACGTACCAGTCGGGGTGCGCGGCGATCCACTCGTGGTCGTGCGCGGTGTGGTTCGCGACCCAATCGAGGATGACCTTCATCCCCTGCGCGTGCGCGGCGTCGACCAGCGCGTGGAAGTCCGCCTCGCTGCCGTGCTCGGGGTTGGTCGCGGTGTAGTCGCGGATCGCGTAGTAGCTCCCCAGCGGGCCCTTGCGATTCTTCATCCCGATCGGCTGCACCGGCATCAGCCAGAGGATGTCCACCCCCATCCGCTTCAGCCGCGGGAGATGCCGCTGGAACGCGGCGAAGGTCCCCTCCGGCGTGTACTGGCGGACGTTCACCTCGTAGATGTTCGCGGCGCGCGACCACGAGGGGTGGAAGGTGGTGTCCTCGTTCGGAACCAGCCGCGCGTTGATGGAGGGCGGCGTGGCCGCGGCCGAGCCGTACGCCGCGGGGCCCGGCGCCGCGCAGGCGGAAAGGGCGAGCGCCGCGGCCGCCAGGAAGGGAAGCGTCCTCATCGGGAGATGAACGGCTCGGGGGATCGGCACGCCGCCACGGGATGGGCCGCGGCGGCGGGTGATTCGGGTGATGGGGATAGCCTACGTCCGAGCGGGCGGCGGGGCCAGTCCGCCGCCCGGGGATGCACGCGAAAGGCTGGGGGATGTCGATCCTCCCGTCCCGGCAGGCCAGCCGCCTCGACCGAGGAAGCCGCGCCCGCATCCCGGGGCGAGGGCGGCATCGACGCTGGATGAATGCTCACGGTCTACCCCTCGCTCCCGCGCGAGGCGAGGCCGCGCGTGCCGCCCCGGCATCCTCAACTGCGTCATCAGGATGGCGCCGGGCGGGCGCGCGAGCGCGTCCCCTCCTCCCGTGCTGGACAGGGGATCTCCCTCTCCGATTCACGCGATCGCGATCTGTCGGAAATTTCCGACAGATCACGATCCGCTGGCGCGGCGCACCCGCGGCCCTCCATGCCGGGGATCCGCGGAGAGGCCGCGTGTGCACCGCAAACCATCTCCTGATGACGCAGTTGACGGCGGTGGCGGGTCGCGCTGGAGGAGCGGCACGGACGATCTGCGTGCGAGAACGCGGCCGGCATCCATGGCCGGCCGCTCGCGGCGCGGGTTGGAGCCAAGCCGGTGGAGATTGCGATCGGGGACGAGGCTACTTCGCCGCGGAGTCGCCGGCGGACGCGGCGCACCACCGGTCGCGCTCCTTCCAGTCGGTGAAGCGGTGCGGCTCGGCGGACGGATGCACCTCGATTCCCGTGCCCGCCACCACCCCGCGCGCGATCGCCGCGGACCAGCGGATGTCGCGGGCGCCCTCGCGTGCCCGGTCTTCGGCGGGACCGAGCCGGTGCGGGGCCCCGAGGTAGCCGTAGCCGACGTCCAGCGAGCACGACGGGCCGCGGTTCAGCCGCACGTCGGCCTGGTAGATCGCCGCCGGGCCGGAGAGCGAGTCGGCGCCGGGCGGAAACTCGCGGGCACGGCCGAGCGTATACACCGCGAAACCATTGCACCGCGCGGTCGGTGGCGGGCTGGACCACCAGTGCCGCGCCCGCTCGCCGCCCTTCGTGAAGCGGTACGGCGGCAGGTCGATCGCGGCCGGGAGCGCGAAGGCGCTGTCGGGGCAGCGCGACAGCGGGTAGCGGTCGTACGCGTCCACGGCCCCCCAGCAGTCGAACTGCGCGCCGAGCAGCAGCAGCGACGCGCCGCAGAGGAGCGCGGCCTTCCGGGCGACGGTCATCGCATTTCGTCTCGTGGAGATCCGCGCCGCCGGTGCTAACGATGCAGCAGGCCAGCGGGTCTTGTCCGCGGCGCCGCCGCGCGCGCGGGCGAAGGTGAAAAACGACGGGCTTGCCAACCGGTTCCGGCGTGCTAGTATCGAACGCTCACACACGATCGACCCGGGGCCCTCCCCCCGGGCGCAGGAGCTCGAATCCCGAATGACTTCCGTGCTCTTTCGCTCCGTGACCGCGGCGCTGCTGGCGGCGCTGTTCTGCGCCGCGCCCGCCGCCGCGCAGGACCACCACCACGGCGCCGCCGCGCCCCCCGCGCCCGGCGACACCGCGCGCTGGACGAAGGCCGACGCCGACTTCATGTCGGGGATGATCGGCCACCACGCGCAGGCCATCGCCATGTCGCGGCTGGCGCCCACGCACGGGGCGAGCGCGACGGTGCAGAACCTGGCCTCGCGCATCATCAACGCGCAGCAGGACGAGATCCGCACCATGCAGCTCTGGCTGCGCGACCGCCGCCAGCCCGTGCCCGAGGCCGTCGCCGGGCCCATGCGGATGACGATGAACGGCGTGGAGCACGAGATGCTGATGCCGGGGATGCTGACCCCCGCGCAGATGCAGGAGCTCGACGCCGCGCGCGGGCGCGACTTCGACCGGCTGTTCCTGACCTACATGATCCAGCACCACCGCGGCGCCGTCTCCATGGTGCAGCAGCTCTTCTCCAGCTGGGGCGCCGGGCAGGACGAGACCGTGTTCAAGTTCGCCAGCGACGTCAACGTCGACCAGACCACCGAGATCGCGCGCATGCAGCGGATGCTCGCCGACCTCATCTTCGCGACCCCCTCTCCCTGAGCACCGTGCAGCAGCAACACGTCCGTCAACGATCCCCCCTCTCCGAGGAATCCGCCATGCACTTCCTGTCCCGTCCGCGCGCGTGGGCGCTGGCCCTGGCGCTGTCGTCCGCGGCGGCGCTGGCCCCCGCCGCCGCGCAGGCGCCCAACCCCGACCCGCGCATCGGCCTGCGCGCCGGGCTGCACGACGCCGGCGAGGCCGTGTGGAACCTGCGCGTGCTGTCGAAGACGCCGCCGCCGCCCGACTTCGTGGGCAAGACCAACTCCGACCTGGCGTTCACCGGCCGCTACGCCATCCAGGGGAACTACAACGGCTGGCAGATCTGGGACATCTCCAACCCCGCCCGGCCCGCGCTGAAGACGGCGTACGTCTGCCCGGCCTCGCAGAGCGACGTGTCGGTGTACCGCAACCTGCTCTTCATCTCCGGCGAGGGGCTGACCGGGCGGCTGGACTGCGGCATCCAGGGCGTGCAGGACACCGTCAGCCGCGACCGGCTGCGCGGGCTGCGCATCTTCGACATCAGCGACATCGAGCACCCGCGCAACGTGGGCAACGTGCAGACCTGCCGCGGCTCGCACACGCACACGGTGCTGGCGGACCCCAAGGACCCCGAGAACGTCTACGTCTACATCTCCGGCTCGGCCGGCGTGCGCTCGCCCAACGAGCTGGCCGGGTGCGTGCGCGCGGCGCCCA is a window of Longimicrobium sp. DNA encoding:
- a CDS encoding DUF305 domain-containing protein; this translates as MLFRSVTAALLAALFCAAPAAAQDHHHGAAAPPAPGDTARWTKADADFMSGMIGHHAQAIAMSRLAPTHGASATVQNLASRIINAQQDEIRTMQLWLRDRRQPVPEAVAGPMRMTMNGVEHEMLMPGMLTPAQMQELDAARGRDFDRLFLTYMIQHHRGAVSMVQQLFSSWGAGQDETVFKFASDVNVDQTTEIARMQRMLADLIFATPSP
- a CDS encoding alpha-amylase family glycosyl hydrolase translates to MRTLPFLAAAALALSACAAPGPAAYGSAAATPPSINARLVPNEDTTFHPSWSRAANIYEVNVRQYTPEGTFAAFQRHLPRLKRMGVDILWLMPVQPIGMKNRKGPLGSYYAIRDYTATNPEHGSEADFHALVDAAHAQGMKVILDWVANHTAHDHEWIAAHPDWYVHRADGTISNARDNEGRETDWTDVAELNYDSQAMRQAMIGEMRWWVERMGIDGFRCDVAGGVPMDFWMQARTALKAVRPDLFLLAEAESPEMHAAFDMTYGWELHHLLNEIAQAKKTTAELDDYFARQETRYGRGAYRMYFTSNHDENSWNGTEFERMGANHLPAFVLSSTAENGMPLLYTGQEASLNRRLRFFDKDTVNWNGPSLADFYARMLELKHTQPALANGPWGAPQVKLQTDGGGRVYAYTRTLESNTVLVAVNFGDLPAHVTYQGLPRPGSYSDWFGRAPVQLAATGTLDVPAHGWRVLVR
- a CDS encoding alpha/beta family hydrolase, with protein sequence MSAATWRVAVGDAETAAVHDAAEGGDPGVVFVCAHGAGGHMGDGAMLKARDAFLARGLSLVRFNFLYKERGSGRPDPMPALMQCVRAVVERTREELKPEVMVIGGRSMGGRAASMLAAEGFDCDGLLLLAYPLHPAGQPEKLRDAHLPNITVPVLCFNGTRDELCRRDLMERALQTVKTEWRMHWLEGADHSFHVLKSSGRTDPQVLAEMGEATREWVDGLRGKA
- a CDS encoding ADP-ribosylation factor-like protein; translation: MNLLRNLPRGIAASPAEWLLLERNELETLPESLRTMSRLSVLQLRGNPALNIPESVLSTQRPGEILSYYFESRGKKGWPLLELKLLLVGRGKAGKTTLVKLLAGEIPRRNEEETHSIAIREFVLECPRGSVRTRAWDFGGQEILHSTHQFFLTERSLYVLVLEPRTGLAQRDAEYWLKLIETQGDGSPVIVVMNWSRGRRWKGR